In one Pseudomonas marginalis genomic region, the following are encoded:
- a CDS encoding OFA family MFS transporter, which produces MSTSTVAGTTAAQPAFLSKERIIAKPGFNRWLVPPAALAIHLCIGMAYGFSVFWLPLSKALGITKPVACAPDMSFIAQVFSSQCDWPISMLGWIYTLFFIFLGCSAAIWGGWLEHAGPRKAGVVSALCWCGGLLISALGIYTHQIWLMWIGSGVIGGIGLGLGYISPVSTLIKWFPDKRGMATGMAIMGFGGGAMVGAPLAAALMGHFASPTSVGVWQSFLVMAAIYFVFMIGGALSYRVPPTGWKPEGWTAPAKKASNAMITHRHVHVNVAWKTPQFRLVWLVLCLNVSAGIGILGMASPLLQEVFGGKLLGVDVPFGQLDAGQLASIAAIAAGFTGLLSLFNIGGRFFWASFSDYLGRKNTYFVFFALGFALYALIPNLGHLGNVALFVAAFCIILSMYGGGFATVPAYLADLFGTQMVGAIHGRLLTAWAAAGVLGPVLVNYLREYQLSIGVERAAAYDITLYILAGLLVLGFICNMLVRPVADKYFMTDAELAAEQALGHDKGADASTSLEWKAASGTVPLAIAAWLVVGIPLAWGVWVTLQKTAVLFH; this is translated from the coding sequence ATGAGCACTAGCACTGTGGCCGGCACTACTGCCGCCCAGCCTGCGTTCCTGTCCAAGGAGCGCATTATCGCCAAGCCCGGCTTCAACCGCTGGCTGGTTCCACCGGCCGCCCTGGCCATCCACCTGTGCATCGGCATGGCCTACGGCTTTTCGGTGTTCTGGCTGCCGCTGTCCAAGGCGCTGGGTATCACTAAACCGGTTGCCTGTGCGCCGGACATGAGCTTCATCGCCCAAGTCTTCTCGTCCCAATGCGACTGGCCCATCTCCATGCTGGGCTGGATCTACACCCTGTTCTTCATCTTCCTGGGCTGCTCGGCAGCGATCTGGGGTGGCTGGCTGGAACATGCCGGGCCGCGCAAGGCCGGTGTTGTGTCGGCGTTGTGCTGGTGCGGCGGCCTGCTGATCTCGGCGCTGGGTATCTATACCCACCAGATCTGGCTGATGTGGATCGGCTCCGGGGTCATTGGCGGTATCGGCCTGGGCCTGGGCTATATCTCGCCCGTATCGACCCTGATCAAGTGGTTCCCGGACAAGCGCGGCATGGCCACCGGCATGGCGATCATGGGCTTCGGCGGCGGCGCAATGGTGGGCGCCCCGCTGGCTGCTGCGCTGATGGGGCATTTTGCTTCGCCGACTAGCGTGGGCGTATGGCAGAGTTTCCTGGTCATGGCTGCGATCTACTTCGTGTTCATGATCGGCGGCGCGCTGTCCTACCGCGTTCCACCCACTGGCTGGAAGCCTGAGGGCTGGACCGCACCGGCGAAAAAAGCCAGTAACGCGATGATCACCCACCGTCACGTGCACGTGAATGTGGCGTGGAAAACCCCGCAATTCCGTCTGGTATGGCTGGTGCTGTGCCTGAACGTGTCGGCCGGTATCGGCATCCTCGGCATGGCTTCGCCGCTGCTGCAGGAAGTGTTCGGTGGCAAGCTGCTGGGTGTCGATGTGCCGTTTGGCCAACTGGACGCCGGGCAATTGGCGTCGATTGCCGCCATCGCTGCGGGCTTCACCGGCCTGCTGAGCCTGTTCAACATTGGTGGTCGGTTCTTCTGGGCGTCGTTCTCCGACTACCTGGGGCGTAAAAACACCTACTTCGTGTTCTTCGCCCTGGGCTTTGCCCTGTATGCGCTGATCCCGAACCTGGGGCACCTGGGCAACGTGGCGCTGTTCGTGGCGGCGTTCTGCATCATCCTGTCGATGTACGGCGGTGGCTTTGCGACCGTCCCGGCCTACCTTGCCGACCTGTTCGGTACCCAGATGGTCGGCGCGATCCACGGTCGCCTGCTGACCGCCTGGGCAGCGGCAGGCGTGCTGGGCCCGGTGCTGGTGAACTACCTGCGTGAGTATCAACTGAGCATCGGCGTTGAACGCGCTGCGGCCTATGACATCACCTTGTACATCCTCGCCGGCCTGCTGGTGCTGGGCTTTATCTGCAACATGCTGGTCCGCCCAGTGGCCGACAAGTACTTCATGACCGATGCAGAGCTTGCCGCAGAGCAAGCGCTGGGCCATGACAAGGGTGCCGATGCCAGTACTTCCCTGGAGTGGAAAGCGGCCTCCGGCACCGTGCCATTGGCAATTGCCGCCTGGCTGGTGGTGGGTATTCCGTTGGCGTGGGGTGTGTGGGTGACCCTGCAGAAGACGGCGGTACTGTTCCACTAA
- the hisB gene encoding imidazoleglycerol-phosphate dehydratase HisB — MAERKASVERDTLETQIKASINLDGTGKARFDIGVPFLEHMLDQIARHGLIDLDIVSKGDLHIDDHHTVEDVGITLGQAFAKAIGDKKGIRRYGHAYVPLDEALSRVVIDFSGRPGLQMHVPYTRATVGGFDVDLFQEFFQGFVNHALVSLHIDNLRGTNTHHQIETVFKAFGRALRMAVELDERMAGQMPSTKGVL; from the coding sequence ATGGCCGAACGTAAGGCGTCCGTCGAGCGCGACACTCTGGAAACCCAGATCAAAGCCTCGATCAACCTGGATGGCACCGGAAAGGCCCGATTTGATATCGGTGTACCTTTTCTTGAGCACATGCTGGACCAGATCGCCCGTCACGGGCTGATCGACCTGGATATCGTCAGCAAAGGCGACCTGCATATCGACGACCACCACACGGTGGAAGACGTAGGCATCACCCTCGGCCAGGCGTTTGCCAAGGCCATCGGCGACAAAAAAGGCATCCGTCGCTACGGCCACGCCTATGTCCCGCTGGACGAAGCGCTGTCGCGTGTGGTCATCGACTTCTCCGGCCGCCCAGGCCTGCAGATGCACGTGCCGTACACCCGCGCCACCGTGGGCGGCTTCGACGTCGACCTGTTCCAGGAATTTTTCCAGGGCTTCGTCAACCACGCACTTGTCAGCCTGCACATCGACAACCTGCGTGGCACCAACACCCACCACCAGATCGAAACCGTGTTCAAGGCTTTCGGCCGCGCGCTGCGCATGGCCGTGGAGCTGGATGAGCGCATGGCTGGGCAGATGCCCTCGACCAAGGGCGTCCTGTAA
- the hisH gene encoding imidazole glycerol phosphate synthase subunit HisH, which yields MQTVAVIDYGMGNLHSVAKALEHVGAGKVLITSDASVIREADRVVFPGVGAIRDCMAEIRRLGFDSLVREVSQDRPFLGICVGMQALLDRSEENDGVDCIGLFPGQVKFFGKDLHEDGAHLKVPHMGWNEVSQAVDHPLWHDIPDMARFYFVHSYYIAAGKPRQVVGGGHYGVDFAAALAEGSRFAVQFHPEKSHTHGLQLLQNFAAWDGRW from the coding sequence ATGCAGACGGTCGCGGTTATCGATTACGGCATGGGCAACCTGCACTCGGTGGCCAAGGCCCTCGAACACGTAGGGGCCGGCAAGGTGCTGATCACCAGCGATGCCAGCGTGATTCGCGAAGCCGACCGCGTGGTGTTCCCCGGTGTGGGGGCGATCCGCGATTGCATGGCCGAGATCCGTCGCCTGGGCTTTGACAGCCTGGTGCGCGAAGTCAGCCAGGATCGTCCGTTCCTCGGCATCTGCGTGGGCATGCAAGCCTTGCTCGATCGCAGTGAAGAGAACGACGGCGTCGACTGCATCGGCCTGTTCCCCGGCCAGGTGAAGTTCTTCGGCAAGGACCTGCACGAAGACGGCGCCCACCTGAAAGTCCCGCACATGGGCTGGAACGAAGTCAGCCAGGCGGTGGATCACCCGCTGTGGCACGACATTCCGGACATGGCGCGCTTCTACTTCGTGCACAGCTACTACATCGCCGCCGGTAAACCGCGCCAGGTGGTGGGGGGTGGGCACTACGGCGTCGACTTCGCCGCAGCGTTGGCCGAAGGTTCGCGTTTTGCCGTGCAGTTCCACCCGGAGAAGAGCCATACCCATGGCCTGCAATTGCTGCAGAACTTCGCCGCCTGGGATGGGCGCTGGTAA
- a CDS encoding DUF2164 domain-containing protein: protein MARKPKLPILNLTPEQESEATLKIKRFMEDRFELKLGSFEVAEILELFTTEVAPHYYNRAIFDTQTLLKERFESIESDLWSLEKP, encoded by the coding sequence ATGGCCAGGAAGCCGAAGCTGCCGATCTTGAACCTCACGCCAGAGCAGGAAAGTGAGGCTACCCTCAAGATCAAGCGCTTCATGGAAGACCGCTTCGAGCTCAAGCTGGGCTCGTTCGAGGTCGCCGAGATTCTTGAGCTGTTCACCACCGAAGTGGCTCCGCACTATTACAACAGGGCGATTTTCGATACGCAGACGCTCCTTAAAGAAAGGTTCGAAAGCATCGAAAGCGACCTGTGGTCGCTTGAGAAACCCTGA
- the hisA gene encoding 1-(5-phosphoribosyl)-5-[(5-phosphoribosylamino)methylideneamino]imidazole-4-carboxamide isomerase, protein MLIIPAIDLKDGACVRLRQGRMEDSTVFSDDPVSMAAKWVEGGCRRLHLVDLNGAFEGQPVNGEVVTAIARRYPNLPIQIGGGIRSLETIEHYVKAGVSYVIIGTKAVKDPAFVAEACRAFPGKVIVGLDAKDGFVATDGWAEISTVQVIDLARQFEADGVSAIVYTDIAKDGMMQGCNVPFTAALAAATKIPVIASGGIHNLGDIKSLLDAKAPGIIGAITGRAIYEGTLDVAEAQAYCDAYNG, encoded by the coding sequence ATGCTGATTATCCCCGCTATCGATCTCAAGGACGGCGCCTGCGTCCGTCTGCGCCAAGGCCGTATGGAAGATTCCACCGTGTTCTCCGATGACCCGGTGAGCATGGCTGCCAAATGGGTGGAAGGGGGCTGCCGGCGTCTGCATCTGGTGGACTTGAACGGCGCCTTCGAAGGCCAGCCGGTCAACGGCGAGGTGGTCACCGCGATCGCCAGGCGCTACCCGAACCTGCCGATCCAGATCGGCGGCGGTATCCGCTCCCTGGAAACCATCGAGCATTACGTCAAGGCCGGCGTGAGCTACGTGATCATCGGCACCAAGGCCGTGAAAGACCCGGCCTTCGTCGCCGAAGCCTGCCGCGCGTTCCCGGGCAAGGTGATCGTGGGCCTGGACGCCAAGGACGGTTTCGTCGCCACCGACGGCTGGGCTGAAATCAGCACCGTGCAAGTCATCGACCTGGCCAGGCAGTTCGAAGCCGACGGCGTGTCCGCCATCGTTTATACCGACATCGCCAAAGACGGCATGATGCAGGGCTGCAACGTGCCGTTCACCGCTGCGCTGGCGGCGGCGACGAAGATTCCGGTGATCGCTTCCGGCGGCATTCACAACCTGGGCGACATCAAGTCACTGCTGGACGCCAAGGCCCCCGGCATCATCGGCGCCATCACCGGCCGTGCGATCTACGAAGGTACCCTGGACGTCGCCGAAGCCCAGGCTTACTGCGATGCCTACAACGGCTGA
- the hisF gene encoding imidazole glycerol phosphate synthase subunit HisF codes for MALAKRIIPCLDVDNGRVVKGVKFENIRDAGDPVEIARRYDEQGADEITFLDITASVDGRDTTLHTVERMASQVFIPLTVGGGVRTVQDIRNLLNAGADKVSINTAAVFNPEFVGEAAQHFGSQCIVVAIDAKKVSGPGETPRWEIFTHGGRKPTGLDAVEWAMKMEGLGAGEILLTSMDQDGMKNGFDLGVTRAISDALGIPVIASGGVGNLQHLADGVIEGHASAVLAASIFHFGEYTVPEAKAYMAARGIVVR; via the coding sequence ATGGCGCTGGCCAAACGCATCATCCCTTGCCTGGACGTCGACAACGGTCGCGTGGTCAAGGGCGTCAAGTTCGAGAACATCCGTGACGCCGGCGACCCGGTGGAAATCGCCCGTCGCTACGATGAGCAGGGTGCCGACGAGATTACTTTTCTCGACATCACCGCCAGCGTCGACGGCCGCGACACCACGCTGCATACCGTCGAGCGCATGGCCAGCCAGGTGTTTATCCCGCTGACCGTGGGCGGTGGCGTGCGCACCGTGCAGGACATCCGCAACCTGCTCAATGCTGGTGCGGACAAGGTCTCGATCAACACTGCTGCGGTGTTCAACCCGGAGTTCGTCGGCGAAGCCGCGCAGCACTTCGGCTCGCAATGCATCGTGGTCGCCATCGACGCCAAGAAAGTCTCCGGCCCGGGCGAAACCCCGCGTTGGGAGATCTTCACCCATGGCGGTCGCAAGCCGACCGGCCTGGACGCGGTGGAGTGGGCGATGAAGATGGAAGGCCTGGGCGCCGGGGAAATCCTGCTGACCAGCATGGACCAGGACGGCATGAAGAACGGCTTCGACCTGGGCGTGACCCGCGCCATCAGCGATGCGCTGGGTATTCCGGTGATCGCTTCCGGCGGCGTCGGTAACCTGCAACACCTGGCCGACGGCGTCATCGAAGGCCATGCCAGCGCGGTGCTGGCGGCGAGTATTTTTCACTTTGGCGAATACACCGTTCCCGAGGCCAAGGCCTACATGGCGGCGCGCGGTATCGTCGTTCGCTAA